In the Chlorobium limicola DSM 245 genome, one interval contains:
- a CDS encoding YbaB/EbfC family nucleoid-associated protein → MGMPNLGDMMKQIQKAGEKMQDVQNQLEKLVAHGESGGGMVKVSVSGKQKLLSLRIDPEIMDDAEMVQDLVIAAVNNALDASAALAQEEISKAAGGMINPADILKNMNLGK, encoded by the coding sequence ATGGGCATGCCGAATTTAGGTGATATGATGAAGCAGATTCAGAAAGCCGGCGAGAAAATGCAGGATGTGCAGAATCAGCTTGAAAAACTTGTCGCGCATGGCGAGTCCGGCGGCGGCATGGTAAAGGTGAGCGTCAGCGGAAAACAGAAACTGCTTTCGCTCAGGATCGATCCGGAAATCATGGACGATGCGGAAATGGTTCAGGACCTTGTGATTGCTGCCGTGAACAATGCGCTTGACGCTTCTGCAGCGCTTGCTCAGGAGGAAATATCCAAAGCTGCCGGCGGTATGATCAATCCTGCAGATATTCTGAAAAATATGAACCTCGGTAAATAG
- the mce gene encoding methylmalonyl-CoA epimerase: protein MIRKIDHIAIAVQNLESALETFMNVLGCAPGDITIEEVPSEKVRVAFIPVGDTKIELLQPLSDDSPISKFLQKNGDGMHHIALQTDNIEEETTRLASVNLSTLGAPKDGAGGKRIVFLHPKETNRVLLEFTQKHS, encoded by the coding sequence ATGATCAGGAAGATCGACCATATCGCCATAGCTGTCCAGAACCTTGAAAGCGCACTCGAAACGTTCATGAACGTACTCGGGTGCGCCCCCGGGGATATCACCATTGAAGAGGTACCATCGGAAAAGGTAAGGGTTGCATTCATTCCGGTGGGTGATACAAAAATAGAGCTGCTCCAGCCGCTCTCCGACGACAGCCCCATTTCGAAGTTTCTGCAGAAAAACGGGGACGGCATGCACCATATCGCACTGCAGACAGACAATATCGAAGAGGAGACGACACGGCTCGCTTCGGTAAACCTCAGTACGCTTGGGGCCCCGAAAGATGGGGCCGGAGGAAAACGCATTGTGTTTCTTCATCCGAAAGAGACCAACAGAGTCCTGCTGGAATTCACACAGAAACATTCTTGA
- the scpA gene encoding methylmalonyl-CoA mutase, which produces MRPDFSEIDIFSLPEETPSAAEIPVAENWTTAEGIGIRSRYTARDIEKADHLHFAPGFPPYAGGPYSTMYTTRPWTIRQYAGFSTAEESNAFYRKNLSAGQKGLSVAFDLPTHRGYDSDHERVIGDVGKAGVAVDSVEDMKILFDRIPLDDISVSMTMNGAVLPVMAFYIVAAEEQGVPVEKLSGTIQNDILKEFMVRNTYIYPPEPSMRIIGDIFRYTSGRMPKFNSISISGYHMQEAGATADLELAYTLADGLEYIRTGLKSGLDIDSFAPRLSFFWAVGMNYFMEIAKLRAARMLWAKIVSGFNPKNPKSLMLRSHCQTSGWSLTEQDPYNNIARTCIEALAATLGHTQSLHTNALDEAIALPSPFSARIARNTQLYLQEETDITRCIDPWAGSHYVEYLTGELAEKTWKIISEIEEAGGMVKAIEQGLPKLRIEEAATRKQARIDCGEDIIVGVNGYTTSSSTDIDLLEVDNTMVLQQQVDRLKRIRAERNSEETASALQAIESCAENGTGNLLELAVDAARKRATLGEISSACEKVFGRYRSSIRLNTNVYRSQMQHNRLFQEAQELADRFASLEGRRPRIMVAKVGQDGHDRGAKVISAGFADIGFDVDISPLFQTPEEVVRQALDNDVHLIGISSLAAGHKTLIPKIIESLRDAHREDILVVAGGIIPERDHAFLYQQGVAGIFGPGTVIADAAVKILKLLLAKFEHE; this is translated from the coding sequence ATGAGACCGGACTTTTCTGAAATCGATATTTTTTCTCTCCCTGAAGAAACCCCCTCTGCTGCAGAAATACCGGTAGCGGAAAACTGGACGACAGCTGAAGGTATCGGAATCCGCTCACGCTATACGGCGCGCGACATAGAAAAAGCCGATCACCTCCACTTCGCTCCGGGGTTTCCTCCTTACGCCGGGGGACCATACTCGACCATGTACACCACGAGGCCCTGGACTATCCGCCAGTATGCCGGCTTTTCAACTGCTGAAGAGTCTAATGCGTTTTACCGCAAAAATCTTTCCGCAGGTCAGAAAGGGCTCTCGGTTGCTTTCGACCTTCCGACGCACCGGGGTTACGACTCGGACCATGAACGGGTAATCGGCGACGTCGGCAAGGCTGGCGTTGCCGTCGATTCGGTCGAGGATATGAAAATTCTCTTCGATCGCATTCCTCTCGACGACATCTCGGTTTCGATGACCATGAACGGAGCGGTACTACCGGTCATGGCATTTTACATCGTTGCAGCCGAAGAACAGGGAGTTCCGGTCGAAAAACTGAGCGGCACCATTCAGAACGACATTCTCAAAGAGTTCATGGTGCGAAACACCTACATCTATCCGCCTGAACCCTCGATGCGCATTATCGGCGATATTTTCCGCTATACCAGCGGCAGGATGCCGAAATTCAATTCGATCAGCATTTCCGGGTACCACATGCAGGAAGCCGGAGCCACCGCAGATCTTGAACTTGCCTACACGCTCGCTGACGGGCTCGAATACATCCGTACCGGCCTGAAGTCCGGTCTTGATATCGACAGCTTTGCTCCCCGTCTCTCCTTTTTCTGGGCTGTCGGCATGAACTATTTCATGGAAATCGCCAAACTGCGTGCGGCAAGAATGCTCTGGGCAAAAATCGTAAGCGGCTTCAATCCGAAAAATCCGAAATCGCTGATGCTGCGCTCACACTGTCAGACATCCGGATGGAGCCTGACGGAACAGGATCCTTACAACAACATTGCCCGAACCTGCATCGAAGCGCTTGCCGCCACACTCGGCCATACGCAATCGCTGCACACCAATGCACTTGATGAAGCTATAGCCCTTCCGTCTCCCTTCTCCGCCAGGATCGCCCGAAACACGCAGCTCTACCTGCAGGAAGAGACCGACATCACCAGATGTATCGACCCCTGGGCGGGTTCTCACTATGTCGAATATCTCACCGGAGAGCTTGCAGAGAAAACATGGAAAATCATCAGTGAGATCGAAGAGGCTGGAGGCATGGTCAAGGCTATCGAACAGGGACTGCCGAAACTGCGCATAGAGGAGGCTGCAACCCGAAAACAGGCCCGCATCGACTGTGGAGAGGATATTATCGTAGGCGTAAACGGCTACACCACCAGCAGCAGTACCGATATCGATCTTCTTGAAGTGGACAACACCATGGTGCTCCAGCAGCAGGTCGATCGCCTTAAACGGATCAGAGCCGAAAGAAACAGCGAGGAAACCGCTTCAGCCTTGCAGGCAATCGAAAGCTGTGCCGAAAACGGCACAGGAAACCTGCTCGAACTGGCCGTCGATGCAGCCCGAAAGCGGGCTACCCTCGGAGAAATTTCATCCGCCTGCGAAAAGGTGTTTGGCCGGTACCGTTCCTCCATCAGGCTCAATACCAACGTTTACCGCTCACAGATGCAGCATAACAGGCTATTTCAGGAAGCGCAGGAACTTGCCGACCGCTTCGCCTCGCTTGAAGGGCGCAGACCGAGAATCATGGTGGCCAAGGTTGGTCAGGACGGCCATGACCGGGGAGCCAAGGTAATCTCTGCAGGTTTTGCCGACATAGGATTCGATGTGGATATCAGCCCGCTCTTCCAGACACCTGAAGAGGTTGTCCGGCAGGCACTCGATAACGACGTGCACCTTATCGGCATCTCAAGCCTCGCCGCAGGCCATAAAACACTGATTCCAAAAATCATCGAGTCACTCAGGGATGCGCACCGCGAGGATATTCTTGTCGTGGCGGGCGGCATCATTCCTGAACGCGACCATGCGTTCCTTTACCAGCAGGGCGTGGCAGGCATCTTCGGACCGGGTACCGTTATAGCCGATGCTGCGGTGAAGATACTTAAACTGCTGCTCGCAAAATTCGAACATGAGTAG
- the rsmA gene encoding 16S rRNA (adenine(1518)-N(6)/adenine(1519)-N(6))-dimethyltransferase RsmA: MTKVEYKHTEIAVKKQLGQNFLTDRNITRKIVRLSGAKPEENILEIGPGFGALTKEIIEVCPSFTVVEKDPKLAAFIRTEYPQLNVIEADFLKIDLEAVTGARKLRILGNIPYSITSPILFRLLEYRRCFMHATLMMQHEVAMRIVAVPSTKEYGILAVQLQAFFDVSYGFRVGRKVFKPQPGVDSAVITITPKEHVPLSDPEGFSRFVRCAFHQRRKTLLNNLKESYNLDAVPSEVLKRRAEALAIQELFELFKEMKPKMLS; this comes from the coding sequence ATGACAAAAGTTGAATATAAGCATACAGAAATAGCGGTAAAAAAACAATTAGGGCAAAACTTTCTCACCGACCGAAATATCACAAGAAAAATCGTTCGCCTGTCCGGAGCAAAGCCGGAAGAAAACATCCTGGAAATCGGGCCTGGATTCGGAGCGCTGACAAAAGAAATTATTGAGGTCTGCCCTTCATTCACGGTTGTGGAAAAAGATCCGAAACTCGCGGCATTCATCCGTACGGAGTACCCGCAACTCAACGTCATCGAAGCCGATTTCCTCAAAATCGATCTTGAAGCTGTTACCGGCGCCAGAAAACTCAGGATTCTCGGCAACATCCCCTACTCCATAACAAGCCCGATCCTTTTCAGGCTTCTTGAGTACAGGCGCTGCTTTATGCATGCGACCCTTATGATGCAGCATGAAGTAGCCATGCGCATCGTAGCCGTACCATCAACCAAGGAGTATGGCATTCTGGCCGTGCAGCTTCAGGCTTTTTTCGATGTCTCCTACGGATTCAGGGTGGGACGCAAAGTCTTTAAACCCCAGCCCGGAGTGGACAGCGCGGTCATCACCATAACGCCGAAAGAACACGTTCCGCTCAGCGATCCCGAAGGGTTCAGTCGTTTTGTCCGCTGCGCTTTTCACCAGCGACGCAAAACCCTGCTGAACAACCTGAAAGAGAGTTACAACCTCGACGCGGTTCCTTCGGAAGTGCTGAAAAGACGCGCAGAAGCACTTGCAATACAGGAGCTTTTCGAGTTGTTCAAAGAGATGAAGCCAAAGATGTTGTCATGA
- a CDS encoding transketolase family protein: MGENIIDTAAAAYVSRGNKATRTGFGEALLEIGRENSAVVGLCADLTGSLNMNQFRDAFPDRFFQTGIAEANMISMAAGLATTGKIPFAASFAVFATGRVYDQIRQSLCYSNLNVKVCASHAGLTLGEDGATHQILEDIGLMRGLPRMTVVVPCDYSETKRAARAIVQHIGPLYFRFGRPNIPDFTRDEDGFEIGKSIELHPGSDVTVIACGIMVWKALEAARILEKEGVGVRVINMHTIKPVDTLAIVRAANDTGAIVTAEEHQIYNGLGDAVAGVCARNIPVPIEMVGVEDQFGESGKPDDLLEKYKLTTADILEKIYLALRRK, translated from the coding sequence ATGGGAGAAAATATCATCGACACCGCAGCCGCAGCATACGTTTCACGGGGGAACAAGGCTACCCGTACAGGATTTGGTGAGGCTCTGCTGGAAATCGGACGTGAAAACAGCGCCGTTGTAGGCCTGTGTGCCGATCTGACCGGTTCGTTGAACATGAATCAGTTCCGGGATGCTTTTCCCGACCGTTTTTTCCAGACAGGAATTGCCGAAGCCAACATGATTTCCATGGCGGCGGGTCTTGCAACAACAGGGAAAATACCTTTTGCGGCAAGTTTTGCCGTGTTTGCTACCGGCAGGGTGTACGATCAGATTCGTCAGTCGCTCTGTTACTCGAATCTGAATGTCAAGGTGTGCGCCTCTCATGCGGGCCTGACCCTCGGAGAGGACGGAGCTACTCACCAGATTCTCGAAGATATCGGTCTCATGCGCGGCCTGCCGAGAATGACCGTGGTTGTTCCATGCGATTACAGCGAAACCAAGCGTGCTGCCCGGGCTATTGTACAGCATATCGGACCGTTGTACTTCCGTTTCGGAAGACCCAATATTCCGGACTTTACGCGAGATGAGGACGGCTTCGAGATAGGAAAATCGATAGAACTGCATCCCGGCAGTGACGTTACCGTCATAGCTTGCGGCATCATGGTATGGAAGGCTCTCGAGGCGGCCCGTATTCTTGAGAAGGAAGGGGTTGGAGTCAGGGTGATCAATATGCATACCATCAAGCCTGTCGATACCCTTGCCATTGTAAGGGCAGCAAACGATACCGGCGCCATTGTAACTGCGGAGGAGCACCAGATTTATAATGGCCTTGGTGATGCCGTAGCCGGCGTTTGTGCACGAAACATTCCCGTTCCCATTGAAATGGTCGGGGTCGAGGATCAGTTCGGTGAATCGGGTAAACCGGATGATCTGCTCGAAAAATATAAGCTGACGACAGCGGATATTCTTGAAAAAATCTATCTGGCTCTGCGCAGAAAGTAG
- a CDS encoding methylmalonyl-CoA mutase family protein, with protein MTPSTNKQLFQEFPSVDWNTWKAKAVTDLRDTPYERIMWTTPDGFTLEPWYASGNAVTLPGQQEPKQRNIWRNCRRIKVSDTGKANREALDSLLSQEVTALEFHLGAPQLCQNESLCELLQGINIPAAAIYFSGAVTDQVSLLETLATLPGFIENSGGLLSETPETLPEKENRLFSAADAMPGFRFLAVDTVPWHEQGATPSQEIALALAAASDLLNRFTSADIEPGRIVGAMEIIMAAGSSHFTELAKPRAFRKLFRHIAAAYGAEKTLLPRLFARTSPRNLSLLDPFTNVLRQTTETVSAVLGGYDTLQITPFDGGLSVSESDAERISGNIHLILKEESCLHRVADPAAGSYYLETLTAELAKAAWNVFLELEAAGGFASAIQSGLVKQKITEGNTAKRKTLENRKKTLIGVNRYPWPLTPVQEKNIAALQQAIQSAPEGSETAGFERLRLKAETRRITSGFQPSVFIWLSGDPGISFRQAAFADDFFRCGGFAVTGMTQLDPDEKSCAKALENNPDIVVLCIAEKDPVPTAETICRTLCALKPGIIPVMAGKPPEQKELLLTAGLDSFIHTGVNVLDMLQSYHLKTGVQ; from the coding sequence ATGACACCATCCACCAACAAACAGCTCTTTCAGGAGTTTCCATCCGTCGATTGGAACACCTGGAAAGCAAAAGCCGTAACCGATCTGCGCGATACACCCTATGAACGGATCATGTGGACTACTCCGGACGGATTTACTCTCGAACCCTGGTATGCATCAGGCAATGCGGTAACTCTGCCGGGTCAACAGGAACCGAAACAACGCAACATATGGAGAAACTGCCGCAGAATAAAGGTTTCGGACACCGGAAAAGCAAATCGTGAAGCCCTGGACAGCCTTCTTTCACAGGAGGTGACCGCGCTGGAGTTTCATCTGGGTGCTCCGCAGCTCTGCCAGAATGAAAGCCTCTGCGAGCTGCTGCAGGGCATAAATATTCCGGCAGCTGCAATCTACTTTTCAGGAGCCGTCACCGATCAGGTATCGTTGCTTGAAACGCTTGCGACTCTGCCGGGATTCATCGAGAACAGCGGAGGGCTCCTTTCGGAAACTCCTGAAACCCTGCCTGAAAAGGAAAACCGCCTTTTCAGTGCCGCGGATGCCATGCCCGGCTTCCGTTTTCTTGCCGTCGATACCGTTCCCTGGCATGAACAGGGAGCGACTCCCTCTCAGGAAATCGCGCTGGCACTGGCGGCAGCAAGCGATCTCCTCAACCGATTTACCTCCGCAGACATAGAGCCCGGGCGGATTGTCGGAGCCATGGAAATCATTATGGCCGCAGGATCGAGCCATTTCACCGAACTTGCCAAACCCCGAGCGTTCAGAAAACTTTTCCGGCATATAGCCGCGGCATACGGTGCAGAAAAAACGTTATTGCCCAGGCTTTTCGCCAGAACATCGCCAAGAAACCTGTCGCTGCTCGACCCGTTCACCAATGTTCTGAGACAGACGACGGAAACTGTTTCGGCGGTTCTCGGAGGTTACGACACCCTGCAGATAACCCCTTTTGACGGCGGTCTTTCCGTTTCGGAGAGCGATGCCGAACGGATCTCGGGCAATATTCACCTTATCCTCAAGGAGGAGTCCTGTCTCCACCGTGTTGCCGATCCTGCCGCCGGCTCGTATTACCTTGAAACCCTGACCGCTGAACTGGCAAAAGCCGCATGGAACGTTTTCCTTGAGCTTGAAGCTGCGGGTGGTTTTGCCTCTGCCATACAAAGCGGCCTGGTAAAACAGAAAATCACCGAAGGAAACACGGCAAAAAGGAAAACTCTTGAGAACCGGAAAAAAACCCTCATCGGCGTTAACCGCTACCCATGGCCGCTCACACCGGTTCAGGAAAAGAACATCGCGGCTCTGCAGCAAGCCATACAGTCAGCGCCTGAAGGGAGCGAAACCGCCGGTTTCGAACGTCTTCGCCTGAAAGCCGAAACCCGCCGCATCACTTCAGGCTTTCAGCCATCCGTCTTTATCTGGCTTTCCGGAGATCCGGGCATCAGTTTCAGGCAGGCTGCTTTTGCGGATGACTTTTTCCGTTGCGGAGGCTTTGCCGTCACGGGGATGACCCAGCTCGATCCCGATGAAAAATCCTGTGCAAAGGCATTGGAAAACAATCCGGACATCGTTGTGCTCTGCATTGCCGAAAAAGACCCGGTACCGACAGCAGAAACCATCTGCCGTACCCTCTGCGCCCTTAAGCCAGGCATCATACCGGTCATGGCCGGCAAACCTCCCGAACAAAAGGAACTGCTGCTTACTGCGGGACTCGACAGTTTTATCCATACCGGTGTCAATGTCCTTGACATGCTGCAATCGTATCACCTAAAAACCGGAGTACAATGA
- a CDS encoding carboxyl transferase domain-containing protein, with product MKHFYLPFEKRAGFSCSHEAVEALSEYEKYQLSFHPERPKYLDYLTIFETPEECLSNDEHGSCVIQTHRASLGTGENLIPVMLIGQQSGPTSDFSLMKKLMKEPENISRWNHGMPTPAAFQKAIDAIQLAEKENRIVITVIDTAGADPTEESEAGGIAWKIGRCMKALAEARVPTLSVIINRGCSGGAIALTGCDVVLAMEYATYLVISPEACSSILFHTREKANLAAEISQITAKEALKNGIIDDLILETQGPAHRFREAALNSFRTSVTTWIGKLHASGFDRVFETRVQRWEKIGQWSTISENEILAFEKPVSFFIPKPEKGLFIARHKQCTDNEGKNIVDPVLYSKLLSDNFVCSSCGYRYVRLTAHDYIDLVLDRDSFSEHPETRYIVDRDILGFPDYPHKIEAARHKTGAASSFITGNGTIEGEPVVFCATNFNFFGGSFCMSTGEKIWRAAKIAIAGKKPLIIQATGGGARMHEGCSSMVSIPKLHVAVSSVEKAGLPVITIVTDPTLGGVAIGVASRGFRIFEHNAGNIGFSGKRVIEQYTGHKTSKEFQTTSWLQQKGFVDKTALPTALRHEIATILRMHTAPQCNAIP from the coding sequence GTGAAACATTTTTATCTGCCTTTCGAAAAGAGAGCGGGTTTCAGCTGCTCACATGAAGCTGTGGAAGCATTGAGCGAATACGAAAAATATCAGCTCTCCTTTCACCCTGAACGTCCTAAATATCTCGATTATCTCACCATTTTCGAAACACCCGAAGAGTGTCTTTCGAACGATGAACATGGAAGCTGTGTCATCCAGACGCACAGAGCATCGCTTGGAACCGGAGAAAACCTGATTCCCGTCATGCTCATCGGTCAGCAGTCCGGTCCGACGTCCGACTTTTCCCTTATGAAAAAACTCATGAAGGAGCCGGAAAACATCAGTCGCTGGAACCACGGCATGCCTACTCCTGCAGCTTTTCAGAAAGCAATCGATGCCATACAGCTTGCTGAAAAGGAAAACCGCATTGTCATAACCGTTATCGACACGGCAGGTGCGGACCCCACAGAAGAATCGGAAGCCGGCGGCATTGCCTGGAAAATCGGACGCTGCATGAAAGCTCTTGCCGAAGCGCGGGTGCCGACCCTTTCGGTAATCATCAACCGCGGATGCAGCGGCGGCGCCATTGCCCTGACCGGATGCGATGTCGTGCTCGCCATGGAATACGCGACTTATCTGGTCATCTCGCCGGAGGCCTGCTCATCGATTCTGTTCCATACAAGGGAAAAAGCCAATCTTGCCGCAGAAATATCACAGATAACAGCAAAAGAAGCACTGAAAAACGGCATCATCGACGATCTGATTCTCGAAACGCAAGGCCCTGCCCACCGCTTCAGGGAAGCTGCCTTGAACTCTTTCAGAACCTCCGTAACGACATGGATCGGGAAACTGCACGCATCCGGTTTCGACAGGGTTTTCGAAACAAGAGTGCAACGCTGGGAAAAAATCGGACAATGGAGCACCATCAGCGAAAACGAAATCCTTGCTTTTGAAAAACCGGTTTCCTTCTTTATCCCGAAACCGGAAAAAGGGCTTTTCATTGCCCGCCATAAACAATGTACGGACAACGAAGGAAAAAATATTGTTGACCCGGTACTCTATTCGAAGCTGCTGTCGGACAATTTTGTCTGCTCCTCCTGCGGGTACCGGTACGTACGTCTTACAGCTCACGACTATATCGATCTGGTGCTCGACCGGGACTCTTTCTCCGAACATCCCGAGACCCGATATATCGTCGACCGGGATATTCTCGGTTTTCCGGACTATCCGCATAAAATAGAAGCGGCCCGCCATAAAACCGGTGCAGCCTCGTCATTCATTACCGGAAACGGGACTATCGAAGGAGAACCGGTTGTATTCTGTGCCACGAATTTCAATTTTTTCGGCGGTTCCTTCTGCATGTCAACCGGTGAAAAAATCTGGCGGGCGGCGAAAATAGCCATTGCCGGCAAAAAGCCGCTCATTATCCAGGCAACAGGCGGAGGGGCAAGAATGCATGAGGGGTGTTCGTCGATGGTCAGTATACCAAAGCTTCATGTGGCAGTCTCCAGCGTTGAAAAAGCCGGCCTCCCGGTTATCACCATCGTCACCGACCCGACTCTCGGCGGTGTAGCTATCGGCGTTGCATCGAGAGGGTTCAGAATTTTCGAACATAATGCCGGAAACATAGGCTTTTCAGGAAAACGGGTGATCGAACAGTATACCGGTCACAAAACATCCAAAGAATTTCAGACAACCTCATGGCTGCAGCAGAAAGGATTTGTGGATAAAACCGCCCTTCCGACAGCACTCAGGCATGAAATAGCCACGATCCTCAGAATGCATACCGCACCGCAGTGCAATGCAATTCCATGA
- a CDS encoding propionyl-CoA synthetase: MRLHRFPVPEILMSRQAGTLVYPCCSSLPVFLNNLRFQRGLSVMPQSYNTVFQQSIEQPDEFWGAAASELHWYKKWDSVLDSSNPPFYRWFSGGMTNTCYNALDRHVDEGRGNQLAVIYDSPVTGAKERYTYREFRDIVALFAGALQSRGVRKGDRVIIYMPMIPEAVVAMLACARIGAIHSVVFGGFASHELAIRIDDCKPKVIISASCGIEHGRVVDYKRLLDFAIELAHFKPEICIIKQREQLKAELNEDRDLTWKQSLLGAEPAQCVPVESSDPLYILYTSGTTGQPKGIVRDNGGHMVAMKWSMENVYNVKPGEVYWAASDVGWVVGHSYIVYAPLLHGCTTLIFEGKPVGTPDPGTFWRIVNEYSVAVLFTAPTAFRAIKKEDPKGMYMKKYDLSSLRTLFLAGERADPDTVKWAEEKLQVPVVDHWWQTETGWAIAANCQGIEPGPVKYGSASRAVPGYNVQVINQEMERLPAGQMGDIVIKLPLPPGTMLSLWKADIRFIESYMTSFPGYYQTSDAGFIDEDGYIHIMSRTDDIINVAGHRLSTGSIEAALCEHPDVAESAVIGVHDDLKGQVPLGFLVLKANVDTPETQIVKHVIEYVRENIGPVASFKHAVIVNRLPKTRSGKILRGTMRKIANSEEYAMPATIDDPAILDEIREALQTIGYAVKSRPVTKEA; this comes from the coding sequence ATGCGACTGCATCGTTTTCCGGTACCCGAAATCCTCATGTCCCGGCAAGCCGGGACTCTCGTATATCCTTGCTGTTCGAGTCTTCCTGTTTTTCTCAACAACCTTAGATTCCAAAGGGGGTTATCTGTTATGCCGCAGTCTTACAACACCGTCTTTCAACAGTCGATCGAGCAGCCGGATGAGTTCTGGGGTGCCGCTGCATCGGAACTTCACTGGTACAAGAAATGGGATTCCGTGCTGGATTCCTCAAACCCGCCGTTTTACCGCTGGTTTTCAGGAGGCATGACCAACACCTGCTACAACGCGCTTGATCGCCATGTGGACGAAGGTCGGGGAAACCAGCTGGCCGTGATCTATGACAGTCCGGTTACCGGTGCAAAAGAACGATATACCTACAGGGAGTTCCGGGATATCGTCGCTCTTTTTGCAGGCGCCCTGCAATCAAGAGGCGTAAGAAAAGGAGACCGCGTAATCATCTACATGCCCATGATTCCCGAAGCCGTGGTCGCCATGCTCGCCTGTGCAAGAATCGGGGCCATACACTCGGTTGTCTTCGGCGGTTTTGCTTCCCATGAGCTTGCCATAAGAATCGACGACTGTAAACCGAAAGTTATTATCTCGGCATCGTGCGGCATCGAGCACGGCAGGGTTGTCGATTACAAGCGACTGCTCGACTTCGCTATCGAACTTGCCCACTTCAAACCGGAAATCTGCATCATCAAGCAGCGCGAACAACTGAAAGCCGAATTGAACGAAGATCGCGATCTGACGTGGAAACAGTCTCTGCTCGGTGCCGAACCGGCACAATGCGTTCCGGTAGAATCATCCGATCCACTCTATATTCTCTACACATCCGGCACTACAGGGCAGCCGAAAGGTATCGTGCGCGACAACGGCGGTCACATGGTTGCCATGAAATGGTCGATGGAAAACGTCTATAACGTCAAACCCGGTGAAGTTTACTGGGCCGCAAGCGACGTGGGATGGGTCGTAGGCCACTCGTACATCGTCTATGCCCCTCTGCTTCATGGGTGCACCACACTTATCTTCGAAGGCAAACCGGTCGGCACCCCGGATCCGGGAACGTTCTGGAGAATCGTAAACGAATACAGCGTCGCGGTGCTCTTTACCGCCCCAACCGCCTTCAGGGCGATCAAAAAAGAGGACCCGAAAGGCATGTATATGAAAAAATACGACCTTTCCAGCCTGCGTACGCTCTTTCTTGCCGGTGAACGTGCCGATCCCGATACCGTCAAATGGGCTGAGGAAAAGCTGCAGGTACCGGTAGTCGACCACTGGTGGCAGACCGAAACCGGCTGGGCAATCGCCGCAAACTGCCAGGGTATCGAACCCGGCCCTGTAAAATACGGATCGGCTTCAAGAGCGGTTCCCGGTTACAACGTACAGGTAATCAATCAGGAAATGGAACGGCTTCCTGCCGGACAAATGGGAGACATTGTCATCAAGCTGCCTCTTCCGCCCGGCACCATGCTGAGCCTGTGGAAAGCCGACATCCGGTTTATCGAAAGCTATATGACAAGCTTTCCCGGATATTATCAGACCAGCGACGCCGGTTTTATCGACGAAGACGGTTATATTCACATCATGTCACGCACTGACGACATCATCAATGTCGCCGGCCACCGCCTCTCTACCGGCTCAATCGAAGCGGCTCTCTGCGAGCACCCCGACGTTGCCGAAAGCGCGGTTATCGGTGTCCACGATGATCTCAAGGGTCAGGTACCGCTTGGCTTCCTGGTACTGAAAGCCAATGTCGATACTCCGGAAACCCAGATCGTCAAGCATGTGATCGAATACGTGCGGGAGAACATCGGACCAGTAGCATCATTCAAGCATGCGGTTATTGTCAATCGTCTGCCGAAAACCCGTTCAGGCAAGATTCTTCGCGGCACCATGCGAAAAATCGCCAACAGCGAGGAGTACGCCATGCCGGCGACAATCGACGATCCCGCAATTCTCGACGAAATAAGGGAGGCGCTGCAAACCATCGGTTATGCAGTAAAAAGCCGGCCCGTAACAAAGGAAGCATGA